The following coding sequences lie in one Synechococcus sp. PCC 7336 genomic window:
- the nadC gene encoding carboxylating nicotinate-nucleotide diphosphorylase, whose product MPVPLPPPTLLNSLIHNWLCEDWGRGDRTTLSLFPDPARSPHWTARICLKRSGLVAGLPITRKVWQQVAKEYEVPAIEWEALVEEGTACEAGTVLARVSAPAAILLMGERVALNQLGHLSGIATLTRQYVEAIADLPAQLVDTRKTRPGLRDLEKYAVAVGGGTNHRFGLDDAVMLKDNHILAAGGIAAAVRAVRARAPYPLAIEVETETLEQVEAAIAAGADIVMLDNMPLEPMARALEIVAGRAKTEASGNITLERIRSVAELGVDYVSTSATIMQATWLDVGLDFVV is encoded by the coding sequence ATGCCCGTCCCCTTACCGCCACCTACTCTCCTGAATTCCCTCATCCACAACTGGCTGTGCGAAGACTGGGGACGGGGCGATCGCACTACCCTCAGCCTGTTCCCCGACCCCGCTCGATCCCCCCACTGGACCGCCCGCATTTGTCTGAAGCGATCGGGCCTTGTCGCCGGACTCCCCATTACTCGCAAGGTCTGGCAACAGGTAGCCAAAGAATACGAAGTCCCCGCCATTGAATGGGAAGCGTTGGTGGAGGAAGGGACTGCCTGCGAAGCGGGAACCGTCTTAGCCCGAGTCAGTGCGCCCGCCGCAATTTTGCTAATGGGGGAGCGGGTGGCGCTCAATCAATTGGGACACTTGAGCGGGATTGCCACGCTGACACGGCAGTATGTAGAGGCGATCGCCGATCTACCCGCACAACTGGTGGATACCCGCAAAACTCGACCGGGGCTGCGGGACTTAGAAAAATATGCCGTTGCTGTCGGAGGGGGTACCAATCATCGCTTCGGCTTAGATGACGCCGTCATGCTCAAAGACAATCACATCCTGGCCGCTGGAGGCATCGCTGCCGCAGTCCGAGCCGTGCGGGCACGCGCCCCCTACCCCCTCGCGATCGAAGTCGAGACTGAAACGTTAGAGCAAGTGGAAGCAGCGATCGCCGCTGGAGCCGATATCGTCATGCTCGACAATATGCCGCTGGAGCCGATGGCCCGAGCCCTGGAGATTGTGGCAGGTCGAGCCAAAACCGAAGCCTCGGGCAACATCACTCTCGAACGCATTCGCAGCGTCGCCGAATTGGGGGTCGATTATGTCTCCACCAGCGCCACCATCATGCAAGCCACTTGGCTGGATGTGGGGCTAGATTTTGTTGTCTAA
- the speD gene encoding adenosylmethionine decarboxylase, protein MAIAGIHCILDLYGCPPDLLNDLAFVKQTLKEAVARSQATLIRDINHQFEPCGITAIALLAESHLSVHTWPEEGYVAIDAFTCGTSAQPDAACQYLICAFKASSHSYQSIARHIRATPTAATAAASDRRTSHVR, encoded by the coding sequence TTGGCGATCGCTGGCATTCACTGCATCTTAGATTTATATGGCTGTCCGCCCGATCTACTCAATGATTTGGCCTTTGTGAAACAAACCCTCAAAGAAGCCGTCGCGCGATCGCAAGCCACCCTCATCCGAGACATCAACCATCAATTCGAGCCCTGCGGCATTACGGCGATCGCCTTACTGGCCGAATCTCACCTCTCCGTTCACACTTGGCCGGAAGAGGGGTATGTGGCGATTGATGCCTTTACCTGCGGCACCAGCGCTCAACCGGACGCCGCTTGCCAATACCTGATCTGCGCCTTTAAAGCCAGCAGTCACTCCTACCAAAGCATCGCCCGCCACATCCGCGCTACGCCGACGGCCGCCACCGCAGCTGCCAGCGATCGGAGGACCTCTCATGTCCGTTAA
- a CDS encoding glutathione S-transferase N-terminal domain-containing protein — MTVELYYWTTPNGHKITIFLEEAEVPYEIVPVNIGRGDQFAPEFLAISPNNRIPAIVDRSPSDGGDPIALFESGAILTYLAEKTGQFLPADLRQRYEVMQWLFWQVGGLGPMLGQNHHFSQYAPEKIPYAIDRYVQETTRLYNVLNTRLAEREFVAGEYSIADMAAYPWIVPYRSQGQDLADVPNLERWFEAIAARPAVQRAYAKAKEINSSKGMSAEAKKILFGQTRAEKPS, encoded by the coding sequence ATGACCGTCGAACTGTATTATTGGACGACTCCAAACGGCCACAAAATTACGATTTTTCTGGAGGAGGCCGAAGTTCCCTACGAGATCGTCCCCGTCAATATCGGTCGGGGGGATCAGTTCGCACCCGAATTTCTCGCGATTTCCCCCAACAACCGAATTCCGGCGATCGTCGATCGCTCCCCCAGCGATGGCGGCGATCCCATTGCCCTGTTCGAGTCAGGCGCAATCTTGACCTACCTAGCTGAGAAAACGGGCCAGTTCCTGCCTGCCGATCTGCGCCAGCGCTACGAGGTGATGCAGTGGCTCTTTTGGCAAGTGGGTGGCTTGGGACCAATGCTGGGACAAAACCACCATTTCAGCCAGTATGCACCGGAGAAGATTCCCTACGCGATCGATCGCTACGTCCAAGAAACCACTCGTCTCTACAACGTCCTGAATACCCGGCTGGCCGAGCGCGAGTTTGTCGCAGGCGAGTACTCGATCGCCGATATGGCTGCCTATCCGTGGATTGTGCCCTACCGAAGTCAGGGGCAAGATTTGGCAGATGTTCCCAACCTCGAGCGCTGGTTTGAGGCGATCGCCGCCCGACCGGCAGTGCAGCGCGCTTATGCTAAGGCAAAGGAAATCAACAGCTCTAAAGGGATGAGCGCAGAGGCGAAGAAGATCCTGTTCGGTCAAACCCGGGCCGAGAAACCCAGTTAG
- a CDS encoding DEAD/DEAH box helicase, with product MQLRPYQTLAIAAIESSWEHCDRTLVQMATGSGKTIVFAHLLKQRLRGQSRQGFVLVHRQELLQQAVAKIQQVWPQVEIGIVQRQREELDKQVVVASIPSLYRRLDRIDPAAIGLVVVDEAHHAPARSWQLTIDRLTSAGAKCLGVTATPERDKRVGLGEVFEELCFTRSLPDLIPDYLCDLRAVRLQTELDLDGVRSRQGDFVVGELEKAVNTSARNQSIVEGWMRYGEGRQAVVYCVSVQHALQVAETFRQFGIAAATVSGRQSRGDRQAAIAQFQAGQLPILTNCLVLTEGWDYPHLQCLIMARPTQSSLLFTQTLGRGTRKADGKTDCLIIDIADNTRRHNIQTVHKLFGLAARTDLSQVGVCQRVKEKERAEIERLQREANLLHRMDVEIVDLLLSAEATLPGRFEWTPLAKGSWFLKIPEQEPKYGGDLLQIHYTADTGASLVHVSKYKLKELAAAPALQHLVEIADAWIDRHLRFATILLDRAADWRDRPATEMQQSYIRSLLRRIEPDEPELYRQVMEQLQHIESAEALREFYDAQGVEIPANIASRRLTRGLASQLISFLKQKMS from the coding sequence ATGCAGCTCAGACCTTACCAAACGTTAGCGATCGCCGCGATCGAGTCCAGTTGGGAGCACTGCGATCGCACCCTCGTTCAAATGGCGACGGGGTCCGGTAAGACGATTGTCTTCGCCCATCTGCTAAAGCAGCGCTTGCGGGGTCAGAGCAGGCAGGGGTTTGTCCTGGTTCACCGTCAAGAATTATTGCAACAGGCTGTTGCCAAAATTCAGCAGGTGTGGCCTCAAGTCGAGATTGGCATCGTGCAGCGGCAGCGGGAGGAGTTGGATAAGCAAGTGGTGGTGGCCAGTATTCCATCGCTGTATCGCCGACTCGATCGCATCGATCCCGCTGCGATCGGCTTAGTAGTGGTGGACGAAGCCCATCATGCCCCTGCCCGCAGTTGGCAACTGACGATCGATCGCCTCACCTCTGCGGGCGCGAAATGCCTGGGGGTGACCGCCACGCCCGAGCGGGATAAACGGGTGGGATTGGGGGAAGTGTTTGAGGAATTGTGTTTTACGCGATCGCTGCCCGACTTGATTCCCGACTATCTCTGCGATTTGCGGGCCGTGCGCTTGCAGACGGAGCTGGACTTAGATGGAGTGCGATCGCGACAGGGGGATTTTGTGGTGGGGGAGTTGGAGAAAGCGGTTAACACTAGCGCTCGCAACCAGTCGATCGTGGAAGGGTGGATGCGCTATGGAGAGGGGCGGCAGGCGGTGGTGTATTGCGTCTCGGTGCAACATGCGCTGCAGGTGGCAGAAACCTTTCGGCAATTTGGGATTGCGGCGGCAACGGTGAGCGGGCGGCAGTCGAGGGGCGATCGACAGGCGGCGATCGCGCAGTTTCAAGCGGGGCAATTGCCAATTCTGACCAATTGTCTCGTCCTGACAGAAGGGTGGGATTATCCACATCTGCAGTGTTTAATTATGGCCCGTCCCACCCAGTCTTCCCTGCTGTTTACCCAAACACTGGGGCGCGGGACTCGCAAAGCTGACGGCAAAACTGACTGTCTGATTATCGATATTGCGGACAACACGAGGCGGCACAACATCCAAACGGTTCACAAACTATTTGGCTTGGCAGCCCGAACCGATTTATCGCAGGTGGGCGTCTGTCAGCGGGTGAAAGAAAAAGAGCGAGCGGAGATCGAGCGCTTGCAGCGAGAAGCAAATTTGCTGCATCGGATGGATGTGGAGATTGTAGATTTGCTCCTGTCGGCGGAGGCCACATTGCCCGGTCGGTTCGAGTGGACGCCTCTGGCGAAAGGCAGTTGGTTTCTCAAAATTCCCGAGCAGGAACCCAAATATGGTGGCGACCTGCTGCAAATTCATTACACTGCCGATACGGGAGCGAGTCTAGTTCACGTCAGCAAATACAAGCTGAAAGAACTGGCAGCAGCCCCCGCCTTGCAACATCTGGTTGAAATTGCCGATGCCTGGATCGATCGCCATTTGCGATTTGCGACAATATTGCTAGACCGAGCTGCAGATTGGCGCGATCGTCCTGCTACCGAAATGCAACAAAGCTATATTCGCAGCCTCCTGCGTCGCATCGAACCCGACGAACCAGAGTTGTATCGGCAGGTGATGGAACAGCTCCAACACATTGAATCGGCTGAAGCTTTACGGGAGTTTTACGACGCTCAGGGGGTGGAGATTCCCGCCAATATTGCCAGCCGCCGCCTGACGAGAGGATTGGCCAGTCAGCTGATTTCGTTTCTGAAGCAAAAAATGAGCTGA
- a CDS encoding alpha/beta fold hydrolase → MPQVRQQISSFQLPALAQHLTETTSLALARSIEQLELPTALLPEPIPTTFVRRGRGPLPILLLHGFDSSVFEFRRLLPLLADRTQVWAVDLLGFGFTDRPQSLAFTPQEILTHLYHFWQEAIGQPMVLVGASMGGAAAIDFALTYPDSVQQLVLLDSAGFAKGGSEAKLMVPPLDWLASEVLRNGWVRDRISKLAYHDRAFASRDAAICAALHLECEGWRRATIAFAKSRGYTFLADRIAQLEPETLIIWGENDRILGRQDAAKFEQAIANSNLQWIPDCGHVPHLEKSQETAESILAFAGLAD, encoded by the coding sequence TCAGGTTCGACAGCAGATTTCATCATTTCAGCTTCCCGCTCTCGCCCAACACCTAACCGAGACAACCTCCCTAGCATTAGCCCGCAGCATCGAACAACTGGAACTGCCAACCGCGCTACTGCCCGAGCCCATTCCCACAACGTTTGTGCGACGCGGTCGAGGCCCGCTGCCGATCCTGCTGCTGCACGGCTTCGATAGTTCTGTGTTTGAATTTCGGCGACTGTTGCCCCTGTTGGCCGATCGCACTCAAGTGTGGGCTGTAGATTTACTGGGGTTTGGCTTCACCGATCGCCCCCAATCCCTGGCCTTTACACCGCAAGAGATCCTGACGCACCTCTATCACTTTTGGCAAGAGGCGATCGGCCAGCCGATGGTATTGGTGGGCGCGTCGATGGGTGGGGCAGCGGCAATCGACTTTGCCCTGACCTATCCCGACTCAGTCCAACAGCTCGTGTTGCTGGATAGTGCTGGGTTTGCCAAGGGGGGCAGCGAAGCGAAGTTAATGGTGCCGCCGCTCGACTGGCTCGCTTCGGAAGTGTTGCGGAATGGTTGGGTGCGCGATCGCATTAGCAAACTGGCCTACCACGATCGCGCCTTTGCTTCTCGCGATGCAGCCATCTGTGCGGCCTTGCATCTAGAATGCGAAGGCTGGCGGCGGGCAACGATCGCCTTTGCCAAGAGTCGCGGCTATACGTTTTTAGCAGACCGCATTGCTCAACTCGAACCCGAAACGTTAATTATCTGGGGGGAAAACGATCGCATTTTGGGCAGGCAAGATGCGGCCAAGTTCGAACAGGCGATCGCCAACAGCAACCTGCAGTGGATTCCTGACTGCGGCCACGTCCCCCACTTGGAAAAGTCGCAGGAAACCGCCGAGTCTATCCTCGCGTTTGCGGGCTTGGCAGATTAG
- a CDS encoding phosphoribosyltransferase: protein MTTAKFVDRIEAGQLLAVRLQAYANHPNAIVLGLPRGGVPVAFEIATALHLPLDICLARKLGVPGQEELAMGAIAPGGIQWINWDLVSQLGISAAAIEPVLEREQQELARREQLYRGNRPFPNLTGKTVLLVDDGIATGATFQAAIATLRQYHPREIIAAVPVAPLDTCRELQREVDRLICLRTPEPFYAIGLWYDHFDQTCDREVQQLLEWANQSLPASDRVAVKSHACSY from the coding sequence ATGACTACCGCGAAATTTGTCGATCGCATTGAAGCAGGCCAATTGCTAGCGGTGCGGCTGCAAGCTTATGCCAACCATCCCAATGCAATTGTGTTGGGCTTGCCTCGGGGGGGCGTGCCAGTGGCGTTTGAGATTGCAACAGCCTTACACCTGCCTTTAGATATCTGTTTGGCGCGCAAGCTGGGGGTGCCGGGGCAGGAAGAATTGGCGATGGGGGCGATCGCCCCTGGCGGCATCCAGTGGATTAATTGGGACTTAGTCAGTCAACTGGGCATTTCTGCAGCGGCAATTGAGCCCGTGTTGGAGCGGGAGCAGCAAGAACTCGCTCGCCGCGAGCAACTGTATCGGGGCAATCGACCCTTTCCCAACCTGACGGGCAAGACAGTCCTGTTAGTCGATGACGGCATTGCTACGGGGGCAACGTTCCAGGCGGCCATTGCCACATTGCGTCAGTACCATCCTCGCGAAATCATCGCTGCCGTGCCGGTGGCACCGCTAGACACCTGTCGGGAACTGCAGCGAGAGGTGGATCGATTAATTTGCTTGAGAACCCCCGAACCATTTTATGCTATCGGCCTGTGGTACGACCACTTCGATCAAACCTGCGATCGAGAAGTGCAGCAGTTACTCGAATGGGCGAATCAATCGTTGCCAGCCAGCGATCGCGTCGCGGTGAAGTCCCATGCCTGCAGCTATTAG
- a CDS encoding radical SAM/SPASM domain-containing protein — MPATLPRLDRLHIEVTNVCNFKCEFCPDAIMERKRGHMDLGLLERLLDEIAEGQLAKIVTFHLMGEPLIYPHIFEAIALAVERELELHLTTNGSTFAIRPDHVERLVASGIPKVTISLQTPDTETFTIRGAPPRLQPDRYFDGITQYVQTNLADQHSKTRVNIKFLDSTPHPFLVPHKPLKIVEGREHMQVELNRWADILFEGYPDPPDRQWMEQQIRQHKPGRWQVVELHPKLGLETFPLDSWGNVELGAAVIPAKFGTCNGASSQAGVLYDGTVVPCCKDYEGIIPLGTVVDRPLAEVLNDRPACALRQGFDRLQVTNPACQRCIGADTRQKAVARQLASIAYFKIYTPLMRRLQPGWGEV, encoded by the coding sequence ATGCCCGCTACCCTTCCCCGTCTCGATCGCCTCCACATTGAAGTCACCAATGTCTGTAATTTCAAATGTGAATTTTGCCCCGATGCGATTATGGAGCGCAAGCGGGGGCACATGGACTTGGGGTTGTTAGAACGGCTGTTGGACGAAATTGCCGAGGGGCAACTGGCGAAGATCGTCACCTTTCACCTGATGGGGGAGCCCCTCATTTATCCCCATATCTTTGAGGCGATTGCCTTAGCCGTAGAACGCGAGCTGGAATTACACCTCACCACCAACGGCAGCACCTTTGCCATCCGTCCCGACCATGTGGAGCGCCTCGTCGCCTCCGGCATTCCTAAGGTCACCATCTCGCTGCAAACCCCCGATACCGAGACCTTTACCATTCGCGGTGCGCCCCCCCGCCTCCAGCCCGATCGCTACTTTGACGGCATCACTCAGTACGTCCAAACCAACCTTGCGGACCAGCATTCTAAAACGCGAGTCAATATCAAGTTTTTGGATTCCACCCCCCATCCGTTTTTAGTTCCCCACAAGCCGCTCAAAATTGTGGAAGGGCGAGAACACATGCAGGTGGAATTGAATCGATGGGCTGACATCCTGTTTGAGGGCTATCCCGATCCGCCCGATCGCCAGTGGATGGAGCAGCAGATTCGCCAGCACAAACCGGGACGCTGGCAGGTGGTGGAGTTACACCCCAAGTTAGGCTTGGAAACGTTCCCGCTGGATAGTTGGGGGAATGTGGAGTTGGGGGCTGCCGTGATTCCGGCGAAGTTTGGCACCTGTAATGGGGCGTCGAGTCAGGCGGGAGTGCTGTATGACGGAACGGTGGTGCCCTGTTGTAAGGATTATGAGGGGATAATTCCGCTGGGAACGGTGGTAGATCGGCCTCTGGCGGAAGTGTTGAACGATCGCCCTGCTTGTGCCTTGCGGCAGGGGTTCGATCGCCTGCAGGTGACAAATCCAGCCTGTCAGAGATGCATTGGGGCGGATACGCGGCAGAAGGCGGTGGCTCGGCAGTTGGCATCGATCGCCTACTTTAAGATCTATACCCCCCTGATGCGTCGCTTGCAGCCGGGGTGGGGAGAGGTTTGA
- a CDS encoding DUF4280 domain-containing protein — protein sequence MPIQTCMGATLQCIPFGSAPSSLVVIPKGPPVVTPTPPAATIMDFVPLVNILPFGTCTSLANPTVASATAAALGVLTPMPCIPVPTGPWKPGAVKVTVNNFPALPNTAVCNCAWGGVIKISSPGQTKVMVT from the coding sequence GTGCCAATACAAACCTGCATGGGGGCAACCCTGCAATGCATTCCCTTTGGCTCGGCCCCCAGCAGCCTAGTCGTGATTCCCAAGGGTCCGCCAGTGGTCACCCCCACCCCACCAGCAGCCACCATCATGGACTTTGTCCCGCTCGTAAATATTCTTCCCTTCGGAACCTGTACGTCCCTAGCCAATCCGACGGTGGCATCGGCAACCGCTGCAGCCTTAGGGGTGCTGACCCCCATGCCCTGCATTCCCGTGCCGACCGGTCCCTGGAAGCCAGGAGCGGTCAAAGTAACGGTCAACAACTTCCCCGCTTTACCCAATACCGCCGTCTGCAATTGTGCTTGGGGAGGGGTCATCAAGATCTCCAGCCCCGGCCAAACTAAGGTTATGGTGACTTAG